The following proteins are encoded in a genomic region of Neisseria perflava:
- a CDS encoding type VI immunity family protein yields the protein MEKSQKTAQWDERLEAHISSERKSDYAPDYHCSTLTTSLTGELEYNLLSYLSLAFPIGWLKDETKRAEFEEWVDYLCAQFDVLHGYAGLECILPYDPDEWEPHEYQVATHYYNVMPNCNAYAGLRDYKDAAKSIAWYTILGKSLFIRIEPQVWARLAEQ from the coding sequence ATGGAGAAAAGCCAAAAAACAGCCCAATGGGATGAAAGATTAGAAGCCCATATTAGTTCGGAAAGAAAAAGCGATTATGCCCCGGACTACCATTGCTCCACTCTGACCACATCTCTGACAGGAGAACTCGAATACAATCTCCTCAGCTATTTGAGTTTGGCCTTTCCCATAGGTTGGCTGAAGGATGAAACCAAACGGGCGGAATTTGAAGAGTGGGTGGATTACCTGTGCGCACAATTCGACGTGCTGCACGGCTACGCGGGATTAGAATGTATTTTGCCCTATGATCCCGACGAATGGGAGCCGCACGAATACCAGGTTGCCACCCATTACTATAATGTGATGCCCAACTGCAATGCTTATGCAGGATTAAGGGATTATAAGGATGCAGCTAAAAGCATCGCTTGGTACACCATTCTAGGCAAATCCCTATTCATTCGTATCGAGCCGCAGGTATGGGCGCGGCTGGCGGAGCAATAG
- a CDS encoding Imm52 family immunity protein has translation MLKFVSSFDDLKDFEDHNTYYLRIRIHPNYTGNKTLALDTYLQKLRFFLLDVSRHIQPCEDDDWSWVDYLKREKKIVQYSLMREFDSVLYQIAKSNESNDIQVLLNAIMDGKALDVRKFQFSYTHKLRLLDTDYADEKFDRLGIYFDLLRKEPDKKPYYSKQDLIELIRLAYKHYPVDSITLADGNFDIRSPTSPDYYEGSYAVFPHRGTCAWMIGLPHKIGQSDIPDTAEAIDIDGKNTLVVSNRDEWFTSFNAEHVQKANFLEIALWEKGLLPVF, from the coding sequence ATGTTGAAATTTGTTTCGTCGTTTGATGATTTAAAAGATTTTGAAGATCACAACACCTATTATTTACGCATCCGCATCCATCCAAACTATACGGGAAACAAAACCCTCGCCTTGGATACCTATCTGCAAAAACTCAGATTTTTTTTGCTAGATGTCAGTCGACATATTCAGCCATGTGAGGATGACGATTGGTCATGGGTTGATTATTTGAAGCGGGAGAAAAAAATCGTCCAATACAGTTTGATGCGTGAATTTGATTCGGTTCTGTACCAAATAGCGAAAAGTAATGAAAGCAACGATATACAGGTACTGTTAAATGCCATTATGGATGGCAAAGCTTTAGATGTCCGCAAATTTCAGTTTAGCTATACGCACAAACTCAGACTACTGGATACCGATTATGCCGACGAAAAATTTGACAGATTGGGAATATATTTTGACCTCCTACGCAAAGAACCCGATAAAAAACCGTATTACAGCAAACAGGATTTAATCGAACTGATCAGGCTGGCTTATAAGCACTATCCCGTGGACAGTATTACTTTAGCGGACGGCAATTTCGATATACGCTCCCCCACCTCCCCCGACTACTACGAAGGCAGCTACGCTGTCTTCCCTCACCGCGGGACTTGTGCATGGATGATAGGACTGCCGCACAAAATCGGACAAAGCGATATTCCCGACACGGCGGAGGCCATCGACATAGACGGCAAAAATACCTTAGTTGTCAGCAACCGAGACGAGTGGTTTACCTCTTTCAATGCCGAGCATGTGCAGAAAGCCAATTTTTTGGAAATCGCATTATGGGAAAAAGGGCTATTACCTGTTTTTTGA
- a CDS encoding Imm52 family immunity protein, giving the protein MLKFVSGFNDLPEDEQKITYRIRAYMKQEDVYDKNETIRFSLENMEKFFADIRHNIHVLKYGNLFWYEYSRRQKKIITLHLPQDMEVLCQKMIKLNAEDDNDEIVFPNIDLYTFAYGDSLDDKDLIIASYHTQLKTDCMLKKHNRLELSFHGVWRHEDRKPLLNKKDIIDIVRLIYRHYPVTLVEIDDDIFNIRFPTSPDYYEGSYAVFPHRGTCAWMIGLPHKIGQSDIPDTAEAIDIDGKNTLVVSNRDEWFTSFNAEHVQKANFLEIALWEKGLLPVF; this is encoded by the coding sequence ATGTTAAAGTTTGTTTCTGGATTTAATGACTTGCCTGAGGATGAACAAAAAATCACCTACCGCATACGAGCCTATATGAAGCAGGAAGATGTATATGATAAAAATGAGACAATCCGTTTTTCCTTGGAAAATATGGAAAAGTTTTTTGCCGATATTAGACATAATATCCATGTTCTAAAATATGGGAATTTATTTTGGTATGAATATTCCAGAAGACAAAAAAAGATTATTACCCTCCATTTACCCCAAGATATGGAAGTACTCTGTCAAAAGATGATCAAGCTTAATGCAGAGGATGATAACGATGAAATAGTTTTCCCTAATATCGATCTCTATACTTTCGCATACGGAGACAGCTTGGATGATAAGGATTTGATTATTGCCAGTTATCATACCCAACTTAAAACAGATTGTATGCTGAAAAAACATAACCGTTTGGAACTTTCATTTCACGGCGTATGGCGTCATGAAGACAGAAAACCGTTGCTAAACAAAAAAGACATTATCGATATAGTCAGACTGATTTACAGACATTATCCCGTTACCTTGGTCGAAATAGACGACGACATTTTCAATATACGTTTCCCCACGTCCCCCGACTATTACGAAGGCAGCTACGCTGTCTTCCCACACCGCGGGACTTGTGCATGGATGATAGGACTGCCGCACAAAATCGGTCAAAGCGATATTCCCGACACGGCGGAGGCTATCGACATAGACGGCAAAAATACCTTAGTTGTCAGCAACCGAGACGAGTGGTTTACCTCTTTCAATGCCGAACATGTGCAGAAAGCCAATTTTTTGGAAATCGCATTATGGGAAAAAGGGCTATTACCTGTTTTTTGA
- a CDS encoding Tox-REase-5 domain-containing protein: protein MGGIVAPWIIRPIPNTGPVSGGAVRPIPGSGIRPPFPVSPGYPSSVTRPAAMENGQAIARPAVTAREAEESARNRKKDCRCLPSVRCEGKPFFVKQSKFKPWVEYQLYIANMKASFAFIHEGGLLTEWSFGGYNRWDGFWQDYCTLAEAKGRYDWIDRIKNGERIWESVVKGFVKQLKKQEQIIIKKRQLTGGKEIKLEWHLKEIKTYKIFTKLIDIKAFAKNSISVHHTPFEDKEERDKRRRELQEYYRNNPDLPDVSI, encoded by the coding sequence ATGGGGGGAATAGTCGCACCTTGGATCATCCGTCCTATACCGAATACTGGCCCCGTATCAGGAGGCGCTGTCCGCCCTATACCTGGAAGCGGCATTCGCCCCCCTTTCCCAGTTTCACCTGGCTATCCAAGTTCCGTAACCAGACCTGCCGCAATGGAAAACGGGCAGGCCATTGCCCGTCCAGCAGTAACGGCAAGAGAGGCGGAGGAAAGTGCGAGGAATCGGAAGAAGGACTGTCGCTGCCTACCTTCGGTACGGTGTGAGGGGAAACCGTTTTTTGTTAAACAAAGTAAGTTTAAACCTTGGGTGGAGTACCAGCTTTATATTGCCAACATGAAGGCTTCATTTGCTTTTATTCATGAAGGTGGGTTACTGACAGAATGGTCTTTTGGCGGTTACAACAGATGGGATGGTTTTTGGCAGGATTACTGCACCTTGGCTGAAGCCAAAGGCCGGTATGATTGGATTGACCGGATTAAGAATGGAGAGAGGATTTGGGAAAGCGTAGTTAAAGGATTTGTCAAACAACTAAAAAAGCAAGAACAAATCATCATTAAGAAGCGTCAGCTGACGGGAGGTAAAGAAATTAAGCTTGAATGGCATTTAAAAGAGATAAAAACTTACAAGATTTTTACAAAGCTTATTGATATTAAAGCATTTGCCAAAAATTCTATCAGTGTTCATCATACTCCCTTTGAAGATAAAGAAGAACGGGATAAAAGAAGACGTGAACTACAAGAATATTATCGAAATAATCCTGATCTACCTGATGTGTCTATTTAA